Proteins encoded in a region of the Planococcus citri chromosome 1, ihPlaCitr1.1, whole genome shotgun sequence genome:
- the LOC135831751 gene encoding uncharacterized protein LOC135831751 isoform X2, with the protein MYSLASYILLCVTLCCFHIHITKAQPESNLCDNKKYQAVLFDLTRNESGSACPATTEREKKFNNEVSITGRSLFLQIVYRRNEAKENISLDICEKPPQPAMVYDSKQGTYEIGYEFYYEENKIQLEDDKYHCYNSVNINNYSKSSTDFVSRGQDGKNNTKFIFVDGSTTLVFHWISELSINSTGYNKHIKWKKDISVVKNNTLSKCQDYQLDEWGETNISLAMKTGEERSHEVLKKSQIIPLWYFDTYSSRLASCSLMNVILVWKNIVDHLKKVDLFIAAAICVLEKEYSRLDQTVTFGVSGEYELFNYTLDAKHQKIHIAKIIYRLIQGSFYDDTYTAAIIIHNEVGHILDKDRLCNSSMTLSGWDAIKNDDPKVGLTYVCPLTEELKNKLSIGEYFTSPIQLDAIPYSENPWWEDTYPIRDHDVRSEINGEFECLWQRVGIENHHNQASSTDIPPIEKL; encoded by the exons atgtATTCATTGGCATCTTACATATTATTATGTGTAACATTGTGCTGTTTCCATATTCACATAACGAAGGCTCAACCAGAAAGTAATTTGTGTGacaacaaaaaatatcaag ctgtTCTTTTTGATCTAACTAGAAATGAAAGCGGTTCAGCATGCCCAGCTACCACCgaacgagagaaaaaatttaacaacGAAGTTTCAATCACTGGTAGAagtctttttttgcaaattgtttaCAGACGTAACGAAGCGAAAGAAAATATCTCATTAGATATTTGTGAAAAACCTCCCCAACCAGCTATGGTTTATGATTCAAAACAGGGTACCTATGAGATTGGTTATGAG ttctaTTATGAAGAAAATAAGATTCAACTGGAAGATGATAAATATCACTGTTATAATTCA GTAAACATTAATAATTACTCAAAATCCTCAACCGATTTCGTTTCCCGTGGCCAAGATGGTAAAAATAATACTAAGTTCATTTTCGTCGATGGATCTACAACGTTG gtgTTTCATTGGATATCAGAGTTATCAATTAATTCAACAGGATATAACAAACACATCAAATGGAAGAAAGATATTAGTGTTGTGAAAAACAATACATTATCCAAATGTCAAGATTATCAATTAGACGAATGGGGTGAGACAAAC ATATCTCTGGCAATGAAGACTGGCGAAGAACGATCACatgaagttctgaaaaaatcacaaataattcCACTATGGTATTTTGACACATATTCGAGTAGGCTTGCTTCTTGTTCGCTCATGAATGTTATTCTGGTATGGAAAAATATTGTCGATCATCTGAAGAAAGTTGATCTTTTCATTGCTGCAGCAATTTGTGTTTTAGAAAAA GAGTATAGTCGATTGGATCAGACTGTTACCTTTGGTGTTAGTGGCGAGTATGAACTATTCAACTACACATTGGACGCTAAACACCAGAAAATTCATATTGCAAAAATAATATACCGGCTGATCCAAGGATCGTTTTACGATGACACGTATACTGCTGCAATTATAATACACAATGAAGTGGGTCACATACTCGATAAAGATAGGCTATGCAATAGTAGTATGACGCTTTCGGGCTGGGATGCGATTAAAAATGATGACCCTAAAGTTGGATTAACCTACGTGTGCCCATTGACAGAAGAACTTAAAAACAAATTAAGTATTGGTGAATATTTTACATCACCTATACAACTGGATGCAATTCCCTACTCTGAAAATCCTTGGTGGGAAGATACCTATCCCATAAGAGATCATGATGTTAGAAGTGAAATAAACGGCGAGTTTGAATGTTTATGGCAGCGTGTCGGAATTGAAAATCATCACAACCAAGCTTCTTCCACCGATATACctccaattgaaaaattgtga
- the LOC135831751 gene encoding uncharacterized protein LOC135831751 isoform X5: MYSLASYILLCVTLCCFHIHITKAQPESNLCDNKKYQEMKAVQHAQLPPNERKNLTTKFQSLVNINNYSKSSTDFVSRGQDGKNNTKFIFVDGSTTLVFHWISELSINSTGYNKHIKWKKDISVVKNNTLSKCQDYQLDEWGETNVQISLAMKTGEERSHEVLKKSQIIPLWYFDTYSSRLASCSLMNVILVWKNIVDHLKKVDLFIAAAICVLEKEYSRLDQTVTFGVSGEYELFNYTLDAKHQKIHIAKIIYRLIQGSFYDDTYTAAIIIHNEVGHILDKDRLCNSSMTLSGWDAIKNDDPKVGLTYVCPLTEELKNKLSIGEYFTSPIQLDAIPYSENPWWEDTYPIRDHDVRSEINGEFECLWQRVGIENHHNQASSTDIPPIEKL, encoded by the exons atgtATTCATTGGCATCTTACATATTATTATGTGTAACATTGTGCTGTTTCCATATTCACATAACGAAGGCTCAACCAGAAAGTAATTTGTGTGacaacaaaaaatatcaag AAATGAAAGCGGTTCAGCATGCCCAGCTACCACCgaacgagagaaaaaatttaacaacGAAGTTTCAATCACTG GTAAACATTAATAATTACTCAAAATCCTCAACCGATTTCGTTTCCCGTGGCCAAGATGGTAAAAATAATACTAAGTTCATTTTCGTCGATGGATCTACAACGTTG gtgTTTCATTGGATATCAGAGTTATCAATTAATTCAACAGGATATAACAAACACATCAAATGGAAGAAAGATATTAGTGTTGTGAAAAACAATACATTATCCAAATGTCAAGATTATCAATTAGACGAATGGGGTGAGACAAAC GTACAGATATCTCTGGCAATGAAGACTGGCGAAGAACGATCACatgaagttctgaaaaaatcacaaataattcCACTATGGTATTTTGACACATATTCGAGTAGGCTTGCTTCTTGTTCGCTCATGAATGTTATTCTGGTATGGAAAAATATTGTCGATCATCTGAAGAAAGTTGATCTTTTCATTGCTGCAGCAATTTGTGTTTTAGAAAAA GAGTATAGTCGATTGGATCAGACTGTTACCTTTGGTGTTAGTGGCGAGTATGAACTATTCAACTACACATTGGACGCTAAACACCAGAAAATTCATATTGCAAAAATAATATACCGGCTGATCCAAGGATCGTTTTACGATGACACGTATACTGCTGCAATTATAATACACAATGAAGTGGGTCACATACTCGATAAAGATAGGCTATGCAATAGTAGTATGACGCTTTCGGGCTGGGATGCGATTAAAAATGATGACCCTAAAGTTGGATTAACCTACGTGTGCCCATTGACAGAAGAACTTAAAAACAAATTAAGTATTGGTGAATATTTTACATCACCTATACAACTGGATGCAATTCCCTACTCTGAAAATCCTTGGTGGGAAGATACCTATCCCATAAGAGATCATGATGTTAGAAGTGAAATAAACGGCGAGTTTGAATGTTTATGGCAGCGTGTCGGAATTGAAAATCATCACAACCAAGCTTCTTCCACCGATATACctccaattgaaaaattgtga
- the LOC135831751 gene encoding uncharacterized protein LOC135831751 isoform X1 codes for MYSLASYILLCVTLCCFHIHITKAQPESNLCDNKKYQAVLFDLTRNESGSACPATTEREKKFNNEVSITGRSLFLQIVYRRNEAKENISLDICEKPPQPAMVYDSKQGTYEIGYEFYYEENKIQLEDDKYHCYNSVNINNYSKSSTDFVSRGQDGKNNTKFIFVDGSTTLVFHWISELSINSTGYNKHIKWKKDISVVKNNTLSKCQDYQLDEWGETNVQISLAMKTGEERSHEVLKKSQIIPLWYFDTYSSRLASCSLMNVILVWKNIVDHLKKVDLFIAAAICVLEKEYSRLDQTVTFGVSGEYELFNYTLDAKHQKIHIAKIIYRLIQGSFYDDTYTAAIIIHNEVGHILDKDRLCNSSMTLSGWDAIKNDDPKVGLTYVCPLTEELKNKLSIGEYFTSPIQLDAIPYSENPWWEDTYPIRDHDVRSEINGEFECLWQRVGIENHHNQASSTDIPPIEKL; via the exons atgtATTCATTGGCATCTTACATATTATTATGTGTAACATTGTGCTGTTTCCATATTCACATAACGAAGGCTCAACCAGAAAGTAATTTGTGTGacaacaaaaaatatcaag ctgtTCTTTTTGATCTAACTAGAAATGAAAGCGGTTCAGCATGCCCAGCTACCACCgaacgagagaaaaaatttaacaacGAAGTTTCAATCACTGGTAGAagtctttttttgcaaattgtttaCAGACGTAACGAAGCGAAAGAAAATATCTCATTAGATATTTGTGAAAAACCTCCCCAACCAGCTATGGTTTATGATTCAAAACAGGGTACCTATGAGATTGGTTATGAG ttctaTTATGAAGAAAATAAGATTCAACTGGAAGATGATAAATATCACTGTTATAATTCA GTAAACATTAATAATTACTCAAAATCCTCAACCGATTTCGTTTCCCGTGGCCAAGATGGTAAAAATAATACTAAGTTCATTTTCGTCGATGGATCTACAACGTTG gtgTTTCATTGGATATCAGAGTTATCAATTAATTCAACAGGATATAACAAACACATCAAATGGAAGAAAGATATTAGTGTTGTGAAAAACAATACATTATCCAAATGTCAAGATTATCAATTAGACGAATGGGGTGAGACAAAC GTACAGATATCTCTGGCAATGAAGACTGGCGAAGAACGATCACatgaagttctgaaaaaatcacaaataattcCACTATGGTATTTTGACACATATTCGAGTAGGCTTGCTTCTTGTTCGCTCATGAATGTTATTCTGGTATGGAAAAATATTGTCGATCATCTGAAGAAAGTTGATCTTTTCATTGCTGCAGCAATTTGTGTTTTAGAAAAA GAGTATAGTCGATTGGATCAGACTGTTACCTTTGGTGTTAGTGGCGAGTATGAACTATTCAACTACACATTGGACGCTAAACACCAGAAAATTCATATTGCAAAAATAATATACCGGCTGATCCAAGGATCGTTTTACGATGACACGTATACTGCTGCAATTATAATACACAATGAAGTGGGTCACATACTCGATAAAGATAGGCTATGCAATAGTAGTATGACGCTTTCGGGCTGGGATGCGATTAAAAATGATGACCCTAAAGTTGGATTAACCTACGTGTGCCCATTGACAGAAGAACTTAAAAACAAATTAAGTATTGGTGAATATTTTACATCACCTATACAACTGGATGCAATTCCCTACTCTGAAAATCCTTGGTGGGAAGATACCTATCCCATAAGAGATCATGATGTTAGAAGTGAAATAAACGGCGAGTTTGAATGTTTATGGCAGCGTGTCGGAATTGAAAATCATCACAACCAAGCTTCTTCCACCGATATACctccaattgaaaaattgtga
- the LOC135842237 gene encoding uncharacterized protein LOC135842237 → MIPSTMKTRGRVVIFNIYVISLTWFENFSKMHTLAFLILWFTLQPISINTVEYNEQFRWNGYPNIGVVRGNIRSDECQDYGLDNQDINIQFHSHLNISEARASDECCKDKKNETEQSHGVLRKAQIIPLWYFDSDSDKRDSCMGTNVILVWKSIADEQLRNVDSFIASVISCLEDYDRTDQSVTFGVHDEYELVNHTLNAEYQQIPIPKIIYRVVRGSWLSSTYAAVIIIHNEPAYVPDSDKLCDDDEMLSGWYKITNDDPESGLTYVCQLTGELDSILSIGESWSSPLQLDAIPYSEHPEWDYTYPIEDHDITDQLYII, encoded by the exons ATGATACCTAGTACTATGAAGACAAGAGGAAGAGTCGTCATCTTCAATATATATGTAATTTCATTGacttggtttgaaaatttttcaaaaatgcacacgTTAGCATTTTTGATATTATGGTTTACGTTACAACCCATATCCATTAACACGGTGGAATACAACGAACAATTCCGATGGAATGGGTACCCGAACATTGGCGTTGTTAGAGGAAATATTCGATCCGACGAATGTCAAGATTACGGATTGGACAATCAGGATATCAACATACAATTTCATTCTCACTTGAAC ATATCAGAGGCAAGGGCCAGCGACGAATGTTGTAAGGATAAGAAGAATGAAACGGAACAATCACACGGAGTTTTGAGAAAAGCACAAATAATTCCACTATGGTATTTTGACTCGGATTCGGATAAGCGTGATTCTTGTATGGGCACGAATGTCATATTGGTTTGGAAAAGTATTGCCGATGAACAACTGAGAAATGTTGATAGTTTCATTGCTTCAGTGATTAGTTGTCTGGAAGAT TATGACCGAACAGATCAGTCTGTTACCTTTGGAGTGCATGACGAATATGAACTAGTCAACCACACATTAAATGCTGAATATCAGCAAATTCCAATCCCAAAAATAATATATCGGGTGGTCCGAGGATCGTGGCTTTCTAGTACGTATGCTGCTGTCATTATAATTCACAATGAACCAGCCTATGTGCCAGACAGTGATAAGTTATGTGACGATGATGAGATGCTGTCGGGCTGGTATAAGATCACAAACGATGATCCAGAAAGCGGATTAACATATGTATGCCAGCTAACAGGAGAACTTGACAGTATATTAAGTATTGGTGAAAGTTGGTCATCGCCATTACAACTGGATGCAATTCCTTACTCTGAGCATCCTGAATGGGATTACACCTATCCCATAGAAGACCATGATATTACTGATCAGCTTTATATAATTTAA
- the LOC135831751 gene encoding uncharacterized protein LOC135831751 isoform X4, whose amino-acid sequence MPTYRHYSLFIYLIFQDRNESGSACPATTEREKKFNNEVSITGRSLFLQIVYRRNEAKENISLDICEKPPQPAMVYDSKQGTYEIGYEFYYEENKIQLEDDKYHCYNSVNINNYSKSSTDFVSRGQDGKNNTKFIFVDGSTTLVFHWISELSINSTGYNKHIKWKKDISVVKNNTLSKCQDYQLDEWGETNVQISLAMKTGEERSHEVLKKSQIIPLWYFDTYSSRLASCSLMNVILVWKNIVDHLKKVDLFIAAAICVLEKEYSRLDQTVTFGVSGEYELFNYTLDAKHQKIHIAKIIYRLIQGSFYDDTYTAAIIIHNEVGHILDKDRLCNSSMTLSGWDAIKNDDPKVGLTYVCPLTEELKNKLSIGEYFTSPIQLDAIPYSENPWWEDTYPIRDHDVRSEINGEFECLWQRVGIENHHNQASSTDIPPIEKL is encoded by the exons ATGCCAACATATCGGCATTATTCTTTGTTTatctacctaatttttcaagatag AAATGAAAGCGGTTCAGCATGCCCAGCTACCACCgaacgagagaaaaaatttaacaacGAAGTTTCAATCACTGGTAGAagtctttttttgcaaattgtttaCAGACGTAACGAAGCGAAAGAAAATATCTCATTAGATATTTGTGAAAAACCTCCCCAACCAGCTATGGTTTATGATTCAAAACAGGGTACCTATGAGATTGGTTATGAG ttctaTTATGAAGAAAATAAGATTCAACTGGAAGATGATAAATATCACTGTTATAATTCA GTAAACATTAATAATTACTCAAAATCCTCAACCGATTTCGTTTCCCGTGGCCAAGATGGTAAAAATAATACTAAGTTCATTTTCGTCGATGGATCTACAACGTTG gtgTTTCATTGGATATCAGAGTTATCAATTAATTCAACAGGATATAACAAACACATCAAATGGAAGAAAGATATTAGTGTTGTGAAAAACAATACATTATCCAAATGTCAAGATTATCAATTAGACGAATGGGGTGAGACAAAC GTACAGATATCTCTGGCAATGAAGACTGGCGAAGAACGATCACatgaagttctgaaaaaatcacaaataattcCACTATGGTATTTTGACACATATTCGAGTAGGCTTGCTTCTTGTTCGCTCATGAATGTTATTCTGGTATGGAAAAATATTGTCGATCATCTGAAGAAAGTTGATCTTTTCATTGCTGCAGCAATTTGTGTTTTAGAAAAA GAGTATAGTCGATTGGATCAGACTGTTACCTTTGGTGTTAGTGGCGAGTATGAACTATTCAACTACACATTGGACGCTAAACACCAGAAAATTCATATTGCAAAAATAATATACCGGCTGATCCAAGGATCGTTTTACGATGACACGTATACTGCTGCAATTATAATACACAATGAAGTGGGTCACATACTCGATAAAGATAGGCTATGCAATAGTAGTATGACGCTTTCGGGCTGGGATGCGATTAAAAATGATGACCCTAAAGTTGGATTAACCTACGTGTGCCCATTGACAGAAGAACTTAAAAACAAATTAAGTATTGGTGAATATTTTACATCACCTATACAACTGGATGCAATTCCCTACTCTGAAAATCCTTGGTGGGAAGATACCTATCCCATAAGAGATCATGATGTTAGAAGTGAAATAAACGGCGAGTTTGAATGTTTATGGCAGCGTGTCGGAATTGAAAATCATCACAACCAAGCTTCTTCCACCGATATACctccaattgaaaaattgtga
- the LOC135831751 gene encoding uncharacterized protein LOC135831751 isoform X3, translating to MYSLASYILLCVTLCCFHIHITKAQPESNLCDNKKYQAVLFDLTRNESGSACPATTEREKKFNNEVSITGRSLFLQIVYRRNEAKENISLDICEKPPQPAMVYDSKQGTYEIGYEFYYEENKIQLEDDKYHCYNSVNINNYSKSSTDFVSRGQDGKNNTKFIFVDGSTTLVFHWISELSINSTGYNKHIKWKKDISVVKNNTLSKCQDYQLDEWGETNVQISLAMKTGEERSHEVLKKSQIIPLWYFDTYSSRLASCSLMNVILEYSRLDQTVTFGVSGEYELFNYTLDAKHQKIHIAKIIYRLIQGSFYDDTYTAAIIIHNEVGHILDKDRLCNSSMTLSGWDAIKNDDPKVGLTYVCPLTEELKNKLSIGEYFTSPIQLDAIPYSENPWWEDTYPIRDHDVRSEINGEFECLWQRVGIENHHNQASSTDIPPIEKL from the exons atgtATTCATTGGCATCTTACATATTATTATGTGTAACATTGTGCTGTTTCCATATTCACATAACGAAGGCTCAACCAGAAAGTAATTTGTGTGacaacaaaaaatatcaag ctgtTCTTTTTGATCTAACTAGAAATGAAAGCGGTTCAGCATGCCCAGCTACCACCgaacgagagaaaaaatttaacaacGAAGTTTCAATCACTGGTAGAagtctttttttgcaaattgtttaCAGACGTAACGAAGCGAAAGAAAATATCTCATTAGATATTTGTGAAAAACCTCCCCAACCAGCTATGGTTTATGATTCAAAACAGGGTACCTATGAGATTGGTTATGAG ttctaTTATGAAGAAAATAAGATTCAACTGGAAGATGATAAATATCACTGTTATAATTCA GTAAACATTAATAATTACTCAAAATCCTCAACCGATTTCGTTTCCCGTGGCCAAGATGGTAAAAATAATACTAAGTTCATTTTCGTCGATGGATCTACAACGTTG gtgTTTCATTGGATATCAGAGTTATCAATTAATTCAACAGGATATAACAAACACATCAAATGGAAGAAAGATATTAGTGTTGTGAAAAACAATACATTATCCAAATGTCAAGATTATCAATTAGACGAATGGGGTGAGACAAAC GTACAGATATCTCTGGCAATGAAGACTGGCGAAGAACGATCACatgaagttctgaaaaaatcacaaataattcCACTATGGTATTTTGACACATATTCGAGTAGGCTTGCTTCTTGTTCGCTCATGAATGTTATTCTG GAGTATAGTCGATTGGATCAGACTGTTACCTTTGGTGTTAGTGGCGAGTATGAACTATTCAACTACACATTGGACGCTAAACACCAGAAAATTCATATTGCAAAAATAATATACCGGCTGATCCAAGGATCGTTTTACGATGACACGTATACTGCTGCAATTATAATACACAATGAAGTGGGTCACATACTCGATAAAGATAGGCTATGCAATAGTAGTATGACGCTTTCGGGCTGGGATGCGATTAAAAATGATGACCCTAAAGTTGGATTAACCTACGTGTGCCCATTGACAGAAGAACTTAAAAACAAATTAAGTATTGGTGAATATTTTACATCACCTATACAACTGGATGCAATTCCCTACTCTGAAAATCCTTGGTGGGAAGATACCTATCCCATAAGAGATCATGATGTTAGAAGTGAAATAAACGGCGAGTTTGAATGTTTATGGCAGCGTGTCGGAATTGAAAATCATCACAACCAAGCTTCTTCCACCGATATACctccaattgaaaaattgtga